The following are encoded together in the Candidatus Omnitrophota bacterium genome:
- a CDS encoding Crp/Fnr family transcriptional regulator: MAEHSASIPIADIPLFRGLSPQDLRAIQSCLIEKRLTKGQFLYTEGDGCQRILIVRSGRIKIFKMSAEGREQILEVLNAGDTCACNPGKQNWCCSSSAQALTDCVVWYLPREQYVRLVQDNSRLSRALIQLLAERLFRFGSLIEQVSLNDTQKRLARFILDMNENSVAKRNHQNLVSIPFTRGEIAQRVGSTRETVTRHLNAFKKAGYVEILPGEILIRDVEGLRKISSQDAPASP, translated from the coding sequence ATGGCAGAACATTCTGCGTCCATCCCGATTGCCGACATCCCTTTATTTCGAGGCCTTTCTCCCCAGGATCTCCGGGCCATCCAATCTTGTCTGATTGAAAAGCGTTTAACCAAAGGCCAGTTTCTTTATACGGAAGGCGACGGCTGCCAGCGGATATTGATCGTGCGGTCGGGGCGGATCAAGATTTTTAAAATGTCGGCGGAAGGGCGCGAGCAGATTCTGGAAGTCTTGAATGCGGGGGATACCTGCGCCTGCAACCCCGGGAAACAGAATTGGTGCTGCTCCTCCTCGGCCCAGGCGTTGACAGACTGCGTTGTGTGGTATCTTCCGCGCGAGCAATATGTCCGGCTGGTCCAGGACAATTCGCGCCTGTCCCGTGCCCTGATCCAACTGCTGGCGGAACGGCTTTTCCGGTTCGGAAGCCTCATTGAGCAAGTGTCCCTGAACGACACCCAAAAACGGCTCGCCCGTTTTATCCTGGACATGAATGAAAACAGCGTGGCCAAACGAAATCATCAGAACCTTGTTTCCATTCCCTTCACAAGAGGCGAGATCGCGCAGAGGGTCGGTTCGACCCGGGAGACGGTGACGCGCCATCTCAACGCGTTCAAGAAGGCAGGTTACGTCGAGATCCTCCCGGGGGAGATCCTGATCCGGGATGTTGAAGGGTTAAGAAAGATTTCCTCGCAGGACGCCCCCGCGTCGCCGTAA
- a CDS encoding hemerythrin domain-containing protein → MSDTHEAFHLLRAAHEEISDELRKFETTLVNLRYEGRSSDGRNEAAMKEVLDFFKETMVPHIDDDERAFDFLEKHIPRLSPLIGLLRKDHQEFRERIAELGIFWAELHQENVLSRRLERVERLMKQGTFLICCMRHHLRAEYEKIYLALDTELKPLERETLFQGLKRL, encoded by the coding sequence ATGTCCGACACCCACGAAGCCTTTCATCTGCTGAGGGCCGCCCACGAAGAGATCTCGGATGAATTGCGAAAATTCGAGACCACGCTGGTGAACCTGCGCTATGAAGGGCGGTCGAGCGATGGAAGGAATGAGGCGGCAATGAAGGAGGTCTTGGACTTCTTCAAGGAGACAATGGTGCCGCATATCGATGATGATGAGAGAGCCTTCGATTTTTTGGAAAAACATATCCCGCGGCTCTCCCCGTTGATCGGGCTTCTGCGCAAGGACCATCAGGAGTTCCGTGAACGGATAGCGGAGCTGGGAATTTTCTGGGCCGAGCTCCACCAGGAGAATGTCCTGTCCCGGCGGCTGGAGAGGGTGGAGCGGTTGATGAAGCAGGGGACGTTTTTGATCTGCTGCATGCGCCATCATCTGCGCGCGGAATATGAAAAGATTTATCTGGCATTGGACACGGAGCTCAAGCCATTGGAAAGGGAAACGCTTTTCCAGGGGCTGAAAAGATTGTGA
- a CDS encoding putative sulfate/molybdate transporter, protein MLKFFSDRVRFNRNEFSGSFGDIGTDFPLITGMILACGLDVTSTFVMFGAMQVLTGVVYGIPMAVQPLKIMAVIMITQKLSGNILYGGGLAIGVLMLALSLSGLLGWVARVIPKSVIRGVQFGLGLQLAMLSLKDYIPSEGAGGYALAGIGFLMIVFLLGNKKCPPAPFVILLGIIYALVYKADFSALPGTFGVTWPQPRVPALSDILTGLVMLTLPQVPLSICNSIFATRQTVEDFFPEKPVTVRRIGLTYSLMNLLNPFFGGIPTCHGSGGMAGHHAFGARTGGSVVIYGIFYLVLGLFFSKGFGEVIHFFPKPVLGTILVFEGLALMRLMRDLRESRGEFALALLVGVMAAGLPYGYLVAMILGTCLKRCVDKQWIRWMD, encoded by the coding sequence ATGCTTAAGTTCTTCTCGGACAGGGTCCGCTTCAACCGCAACGAGTTCTCCGGAAGCTTCGGCGACATCGGGACAGACTTTCCCTTGATCACGGGGATGATCCTGGCCTGCGGGCTGGACGTGACCAGCACGTTTGTCATGTTCGGGGCGATGCAGGTCCTCACCGGAGTGGTCTATGGGATCCCCATGGCGGTCCAGCCGCTCAAGATCATGGCCGTGATCATGATCACCCAGAAATTGAGCGGCAACATCCTTTACGGCGGGGGGCTGGCGATCGGTGTTCTGATGCTGGCCCTGTCCCTGTCCGGCCTCCTGGGATGGGTGGCCAGGGTCATTCCCAAATCGGTGATCCGCGGCGTACAGTTCGGGCTCGGCCTGCAGCTGGCCATGCTCTCCCTGAAGGATTATATCCCGTCGGAAGGGGCGGGCGGATATGCGCTGGCCGGCATTGGGTTTTTGATGATCGTTTTTCTGCTGGGAAACAAAAAGTGCCCTCCGGCGCCGTTTGTGATCCTCCTGGGGATCATTTACGCTCTTGTTTACAAAGCGGATTTTTCAGCCCTGCCCGGCACTTTCGGCGTGACCTGGCCCCAGCCGCGCGTCCCGGCCCTTTCGGACATTTTGACAGGGCTGGTGATGCTGACCCTGCCGCAGGTTCCGCTGTCCATTTGCAATTCCATTTTCGCCACCCGCCAGACGGTTGAAGATTTTTTTCCGGAAAAGCCCGTGACGGTCCGGAGGATCGGGCTGACATATTCGCTGATGAACCTTTTGAATCCGTTTTTTGGCGGCATTCCGACCTGCCACGGGTCCGGCGGCATGGCCGGCCATCATGCCTTCGGCGCGCGGACCGGCGGCTCGGTCGTGATCTACGGAATCTTTTACCTGGTCCTGGGCCTGTTTTTCAGCAAGGGGTTTGGGGAGGTGATCCATTTCTTTCCCAAGCCGGTCCTGGGGACGATCTTGGTCTTTGAAGGCCTGGCCCTGATGCGGCTCATGAGGGATTTGAGGGAGTCCCGCGGTGAATTCGCCCTGGCGCTTCTGGTCGGCGTAATGGCGGCCGGGTTGCCGTACGGTTATCTTGTGGCCATGATTTTAGGAACATGTTTGAAGCGCTGCGTGGACAAACAATGGATCCGATGGATGGATTAA
- a CDS encoding sulfite exporter TauE/SafE family protein, with protein MPFVLIVVVSFVASGLTLFSGFGLGTILMPAFALFFPIELAITLTAIVHLLNNIFKLFLVGRRADRRIVLLFGVPALLAALIGAKVLVWCDRFAPWLQYELGGREFAITPVKVLIAVLIIAFTALELSPRFARAAFDKKYLPLGGAVSGFFGGVSGHQGALRSAFLIKYDLPKEVYIATGVVIACLVDVSRISVYATHLSSQNLQAHIPLLSAAVVSAFAGAWLGNRLIKKITLPFVQWLVSGMLIVVALLLGLGLI; from the coding sequence ATTCCTTTTGTTTTAATTGTTGTTGTCTCTTTCGTGGCTTCCGGGTTGACGCTATTTTCCGGGTTCGGCCTCGGCACGATCCTGATGCCGGCCTTTGCCCTGTTTTTTCCCATCGAGCTCGCCATCACGTTGACGGCGATCGTGCACTTGTTGAACAATATTTTCAAGCTGTTTTTGGTGGGACGGCGTGCGGACCGGCGCATTGTTCTTCTGTTCGGCGTCCCGGCCTTGCTTGCGGCGCTCATCGGCGCCAAGGTTCTTGTGTGGTGCGACCGCTTTGCCCCCTGGCTGCAGTATGAGTTGGGCGGCCGGGAATTTGCCATAACTCCAGTGAAGGTTCTCATCGCTGTTCTGATCATTGCTTTCACGGCCCTGGAATTGAGCCCGAGGTTTGCGCGGGCGGCGTTCGACAAGAAATATCTGCCGCTGGGCGGGGCTGTAAGCGGATTTTTTGGCGGGGTTTCCGGGCATCAGGGCGCCTTGCGCAGCGCGTTTTTGATCAAATATGATCTGCCCAAAGAGGTTTACATCGCCACCGGGGTCGTGATCGCCTGCCTGGTGGATGTGTCCCGGATTTCTGTTTACGCGACACATTTGTCGTCTCAAAATTTGCAGGCGCATATTCCTCTTTTATCCGCGGCGGTGGTCAGCGCCTTTGCCGGAGCCTGGCTGGGCAACCGGTTGATCAAAAAGATCACCTTGCCGTTTGTTCAATGGCTGGTCAGCGGGATGCTGATCGTTGTCGCTCTGTTGCTGGGGTTGGGGTTGATTTGA
- a CDS encoding alginate export family protein, with amino-acid sequence MVRLMGWVLCFVLGMSGAAQAAEEAGRWTYKAGVEERVRYEQKYDFDFNDGRKDNGGAFFHRLRLDLKSVLKDEDGDKLEIFVQGLDAQTGGYRIKPVAAQKDDFDFHQGYIRWNRILGSDFGLKLGRQEAEYGKGRLIGAPAWSNRMRTFDAAIFNYENAGWKGDAIYLQDMKYDDNNFNDSSPQEFLAGVYGGYQKDKASFLTEGYFLTQRITSGTSDVERHTFGPRLQGKLGRLLDFDIEAPYQFGSTGGKDIRAYALAVVLSRGFDKTAWKSKVNFEYNQASGDRDPGDDVSGTFNPLYQSTHTAYGLLDFFRWQNMREAALGVTVSPTAKLKLTPQTNFFWLESTSDAWVNSSGTVLRSKTSGERGHYVGQEVSLRAAYAWNSHVQWETGYAHFFTADYVGDTGSNDDTDWIYTQVNLKY; translated from the coding sequence ATGGTTCGTCTTATGGGATGGGTTTTGTGTTTTGTTCTGGGAATGAGCGGTGCCGCGCAGGCCGCGGAAGAGGCCGGGCGCTGGACGTACAAAGCCGGGGTCGAAGAGAGGGTCCGGTATGAGCAGAAGTATGATTTTGATTTCAACGACGGCCGCAAGGACAACGGCGGGGCATTTTTCCACCGTTTGCGGCTGGACCTGAAATCCGTCTTGAAGGATGAGGACGGGGACAAATTGGAAATTTTTGTGCAAGGGCTCGACGCCCAGACCGGCGGGTACCGGATCAAGCCCGTTGCCGCGCAGAAGGATGATTTCGATTTTCATCAGGGGTATATCCGCTGGAACCGGATTCTGGGTTCGGATTTCGGCCTTAAGCTCGGCCGGCAGGAAGCGGAATACGGCAAAGGCCGGCTGATCGGGGCGCCGGCCTGGTCGAACCGGATGCGGACGTTTGACGCCGCCATTTTTAATTATGAGAACGCCGGTTGGAAGGGTGACGCGATCTATCTGCAGGATATGAAGTACGACGACAATAATTTTAACGATTCTTCGCCGCAAGAATTCCTGGCCGGCGTTTACGGCGGGTACCAGAAAGACAAGGCCTCTTTTTTGACCGAGGGGTATTTTTTGACCCAGCGGATCACCAGCGGGACCAGTGACGTGGAGCGTCATACCTTCGGCCCGCGCCTGCAAGGGAAACTCGGCCGCCTGCTGGATTTCGACATTGAAGCGCCCTACCAGTTCGGCTCAACCGGCGGCAAGGATATCCGCGCTTATGCCCTGGCTGTTGTCTTGAGCAGGGGGTTTGACAAGACGGCATGGAAATCGAAGGTCAATTTTGAGTATAATCAGGCCTCGGGCGACCGCGATCCCGGCGACGATGTGTCCGGCACGTTTAATCCGCTTTACCAATCCACCCACACAGCGTACGGTCTTCTGGATTTCTTCCGTTGGCAAAATATGCGGGAGGCCGCGCTCGGCGTGACGGTGTCCCCCACCGCCAAACTCAAGCTGACCCCGCAGACGAATTTCTTCTGGCTGGAAAGCACGTCGGACGCCTGGGTCAATTCTTCCGGGACGGTCCTGCGCAGTAAAACCAGCGGGGAACGCGGACATTATGTCGGGCAGGAGGTCTCTCTGCGTGCAGCGTACGCGTGGAATTCCCATGTTCAATGGGAGACGGGTTACGCGCATTTTTTCACCGCTGACTACGTGGGCGACACGGGTTCCAACGACGACACGGACTGGATCTATACTCAGGTCAATCTCAAGTATTAA
- a CDS encoding phosphatase — MSKLHFVLDVDGVLTTGQFLYSSDGKAYKVFGPHDADGLKMLRDKVNISFISADHRGFGISKKRADDMGYPIALVLEQDRHEYMRKTYGFENLIFMGDGIFDVPILKDCLFGIAPAGARKEARKAADFVTESGAGGGAVLDACQEILKRFFKPKRKR, encoded by the coding sequence ATGAGCAAGCTTCATTTTGTTCTGGACGTGGACGGTGTCCTGACCACCGGGCAGTTTTTGTATTCCAGCGACGGAAAAGCCTATAAGGTTTTTGGGCCGCATGACGCGGACGGGCTGAAGATGTTGAGGGACAAGGTCAACATTTCCTTTATCAGCGCCGACCACCGGGGTTTTGGCATTTCGAAAAAGCGGGCGGACGACATGGGCTATCCGATTGCGCTGGTCCTGGAACAGGACCGCCACGAGTATATGAGAAAGACATACGGATTCGAGAACCTGATTTTCATGGGTGACGGGATTTTCGACGTTCCGATCCTTAAGGATTGCCTGTTCGGGATCGCCCCGGCCGGGGCGCGGAAAGAGGCGCGGAAAGCCGCGGATTTTGTCACCGAATCCGGGGCCGGAGGAGGCGCCGTGCTCGACGCCTGCCAGGAGATTTTAAAACGGTTTTTTAAACCCAAGAGGAAACGATGA
- a CDS encoding NTP transferase domain-containing protein — protein sequence MKYKACILAAGAGARMGTLSQHVNKALLPVNFKATISHIIEKFPADVEVVVAVGHKKETLMDYLALAHPDRTFKFIRIPEYVGPGTGPGYSLLQCRQELNCPFVLFTADTIVLEEVPVPDKNWYGVAPVENTEDYCTIKIKNNLVCQIDDKVKTDNRFAWIGLAGIHDHQVFFSALEKNKDVIAGEIQVSNGFKYLIEKQLVPIHFTWFDTGTLKKYIETNKNLSGQNQGFDFSKSDEFLYFVEDRVIKYYANPEIIRKRYERSLALGGLTPRIEDRRENFYVYKKIDGQTLYSILNNQLLNDFLSWAEAYLWKKQELFADKKNEFSAACRKFYYDKTMERLKTFYAKTGLYDCASNVNGEDIPPLKELFEQVNWDYICDGIPATIHGDLQCDNVLVIKDKRGRKEQFALLDWRQDFGGLIEMGDLYYDLAKMYGGLTLSYQLIKEGMFNFDMSGSSVFYKYYVKSDLLEAREEYENFIVHNGFDLHKVKVMASLIFLNMSPLHNDPFDHLLHFLGKKMLYHLLTEDQGRSQASLAPLG from the coding sequence ATGAAGTATAAAGCGTGTATTCTGGCCGCGGGCGCCGGCGCCCGCATGGGGACCTTGTCCCAGCACGTCAACAAGGCCCTCCTGCCGGTCAATTTCAAGGCCACGATCTCTCATATCATCGAGAAATTTCCCGCGGATGTCGAGGTCGTCGTGGCGGTCGGCCATAAAAAAGAGACCCTCATGGATTACCTGGCTCTGGCGCATCCCGACCGGACGTTCAAGTTCATCCGGATTCCGGAATACGTCGGACCCGGGACCGGCCCGGGGTATTCGCTCCTGCAGTGCCGCCAGGAGCTGAACTGCCCGTTTGTCCTGTTCACCGCTGACACCATTGTCCTGGAAGAGGTGCCGGTTCCTGACAAAAATTGGTACGGCGTCGCGCCGGTTGAGAACACGGAGGACTATTGCACGATCAAGATCAAGAACAACCTGGTTTGCCAGATCGACGACAAGGTCAAGACCGACAACCGGTTCGCCTGGATCGGGCTGGCCGGGATCCACGACCACCAGGTCTTTTTTTCAGCCCTGGAAAAGAACAAGGACGTGATCGCCGGTGAGATCCAGGTATCCAACGGCTTCAAATACCTCATCGAGAAACAGCTGGTCCCCATCCATTTCACCTGGTTCGACACGGGCACCCTCAAGAAATACATCGAGACCAACAAAAACCTTTCCGGCCAGAACCAGGGGTTCGATTTCAGCAAGAGCGACGAGTTCCTGTATTTCGTCGAAGACCGGGTGATCAAGTACTACGCCAACCCCGAGATCATCCGCAAGCGTTATGAGCGGTCGCTGGCGCTGGGCGGGCTGACCCCCAGGATCGAAGACCGCCGCGAGAATTTTTATGTTTATAAAAAAATCGACGGCCAGACACTTTACAGCATCCTGAACAACCAGCTGCTCAACGATTTTCTGTCGTGGGCCGAGGCCTATCTTTGGAAGAAACAGGAGTTGTTCGCGGACAAGAAAAACGAATTCTCGGCGGCCTGCCGGAAATTTTATTACGACAAGACCATGGAACGGCTCAAGACTTTTTACGCCAAGACGGGCCTGTATGACTGCGCCAGCAATGTCAACGGCGAGGACATCCCGCCGCTGAAAGAGCTATTTGAACAGGTGAACTGGGATTACATCTGCGACGGCATCCCCGCGACCATCCACGGCGATCTTCAGTGTGACAACGTCCTGGTCATCAAGGACAAGCGCGGCCGCAAGGAACAGTTTGCGCTCCTGGACTGGCGCCAGGATTTCGGCGGGCTTATTGAGATGGGGGACCTTTATTATGATTTGGCCAAGATGTACGGCGGGTTGACGTTGTCCTATCAGCTCATCAAGGAGGGGATGTTCAATTTCGACATGAGCGGATCGAGCGTTTTTTACAAGTATTACGTCAAGAGTGACCTTCTGGAGGCCCGCGAGGAGTATGAGAATTTCATCGTCCACAACGGTTTCGATCTGCACAAGGTCAAGGTCATGGCCAGCCTGATCTTCCTCAACATGTCGCCCCTGCACAACGACCCCTTTGATCACCTGCTGCATTTTCTCGGCAAGAAGATGCTGTATCATCTTCTCACCGAGGACCAGGGCCGGAGCCAGGCGAGCCTCGCGCCTCTGGGATAG